The Hyperthermus butylicus DSM 5456 genome includes a region encoding these proteins:
- a CDS encoding B3/4 domain-containing protein → MCVVDCSGLCRELAGLLVVEDDAAGLGIRVAYSLSWGRPVRELDPGRLVAEEEKLLAELRERYRVEELPRDPLVRTYRDFYWRIGIDPTKTRPSSEALVRRALRGKWPRINPVVDAGNIASARMMVPVGLYDAAKFKPPLRITLARGGEEFHPIGGKPEKLEQGTPILVDGDGRVMHVYPHRDSVETMVAQDTTCILIVAAGVPGVQREQLVETVKEVQRLVGLLGWSSCSRVEAKP, encoded by the coding sequence GTGTGCGTTGTTGACTGTAGCGGGCTTTGCAGGGAGCTAGCTGGCCTCCTCGTTGTTGAGGATGATGCGGCTGGTCTCGGGATACGCGTTGCCTATAGCCTCTCCTGGGGCAGGCCTGTGAGGGAGCTGGATCCAGGGAGGCTTGTGGCTGAGGAAGAAAAGTTGCTTGCAGAGCTTAGGGAGAGGTATCGCGTCGAGGAGCTGCCCAGGGATCCACTAGTGAGGACTTACCGTGACTTCTACTGGAGGATAGGGATAGACCCGACGAAGACTAGGCCTAGCAGCGAGGCTCTCGTACGGCGAGCGTTGAGGGGCAAATGGCCGCGGATAAACCCGGTAGTGGATGCCGGTAACATAGCCTCCGCTAGGATGATGGTTCCTGTGGGCTTGTACGATGCTGCAAAGTTCAAGCCACCGCTCCGGATAACATTGGCGCGTGGCGGCGAGGAGTTCCACCCGATAGGCGGCAAGCCGGAGAAGCTGGAGCAGGGAACGCCGATCTTAGTAGATGGTGATGGAAGGGTGATGCATGTCTATCCGCACAGGGACTCTGTGGAAACAATGGTTGCCCAGGACACAACATGCATACTAATAGTTGCGGCGGGTGTGCCTGGTGTCCAGAGGGAGCAGCTAGTGGAGACTGTGAAGGAAGTGCAGAGGCTGGTAGGTCTCCTCGGCTGGTCATCATGCAGCCGAGTGGAGGCCAAGCCTTAA
- the coaBC gene encoding bifunctional phosphopantothenoylcysteine decarboxylase/phosphopantothenate--cysteine ligase CoaBC encodes MEAGEWLWGYHPSREIVGEYGGDLSGRCIALGVTGSVALYRSIDLARLLMRMGARVRVVMTPAAAEMVSPAVFEWATGEPVVSRLTGLVEHVTLAKVCDAVLIAPATLDIIAEIAGFRASKPVSALAQEAAGLGKPVLIVPAMHGGMWKRASKLADELEKQGFHVLRPIVEEERAKYPPVELIAWWAEAIISRGRDLEGLRFLVTAGPTREHIDPVRVITNPSTGLMGVSIALEAAFRGARVKLVHGPLSVYVPEGWRNYLEEVVGVETAEEMMESVLARVGSVDVAIYAAAVSDYQPVETSRVKIPSRKGELTLRLKPTPKIVARAVEAAPGVVHVGFAAETTSSLEELVKKAREKLEEYMLDAVAANNVLEPGAGFASETNHVIVLTWRGEKLEIPHMHKRLVARRLLDIVARLARSGARPR; translated from the coding sequence GTGGAGGCTGGCGAATGGTTATGGGGTTATCATCCTAGCAGGGAGATCGTAGGCGAGTATGGGGGCGACCTTTCCGGCCGCTGTATAGCCCTCGGCGTTACTGGTAGTGTCGCGCTGTACCGCAGCATCGACCTTGCAAGACTGCTTATGAGGATGGGTGCTCGTGTCCGGGTTGTGATGACTCCAGCTGCTGCCGAGATGGTCTCCCCCGCTGTCTTCGAGTGGGCTACCGGCGAGCCCGTCGTATCCAGGCTCACCGGCCTCGTGGAGCATGTTACCCTTGCAAAGGTGTGCGATGCTGTACTCATTGCCCCGGCAACACTGGACATCATAGCCGAGATTGCAGGGTTTAGAGCATCGAAGCCCGTCTCGGCTCTTGCACAGGAAGCTGCCGGTCTCGGGAAGCCCGTGCTCATAGTGCCTGCTATGCATGGCGGTATGTGGAAGCGTGCATCCAAGCTTGCCGACGAGCTCGAGAAGCAGGGCTTTCACGTGCTTCGACCGATTGTTGAGGAGGAGCGGGCAAAGTATCCACCAGTCGAGCTCATAGCATGGTGGGCTGAAGCGATTATCTCCCGTGGCCGCGACCTTGAGGGGCTAAGGTTCCTAGTTACTGCTGGGCCTACAAGGGAGCACATAGATCCTGTAAGAGTCATCACGAACCCCTCCACGGGCCTCATGGGCGTCTCTATAGCGCTTGAAGCGGCTTTCCGCGGTGCAAGGGTAAAACTCGTACATGGCCCCCTGTCTGTCTATGTCCCGGAGGGGTGGAGGAACTATCTCGAAGAGGTAGTAGGTGTTGAAACTGCCGAAGAGATGATGGAGTCTGTCCTAGCACGCGTCGGTAGTGTTGACGTGGCTATATATGCTGCAGCTGTTAGCGACTACCAGCCCGTGGAGACTAGCAGGGTGAAGATCCCAAGCAGGAAGGGAGAGTTAACACTAAGGCTCAAGCCCACGCCGAAGATAGTTGCTAGGGCTGTAGAGGCTGCACCAGGAGTAGTACATGTGGGCTTTGCAGCAGAAACCACGTCAAGCCTCGAGGAGCTAGTCAAGAAGGCTAGAGAGAAGCTTGAGGAGTACATGCTTGACGCTGTTGCCGCCAATAACGTGCTGGAGCCGGGAGCAGGGTTCGCCTCAGAGACCAACCACGTGATAGTGCTTACCTGGAGGGGCGAAAAACTAGAGATACCACATATGCATAAGAGGCTTGTGGCACGGCGCCTTCTAGACATTGTTGCTAGGCTTGCTAGGAGCGGTGCTAGGCCCCGCTAG
- a CDS encoding ATP/GTP-binding protein produces the protein MGKVIVVFVGPAGSGKSTLVAAYSKWLREGGIPVYTVNLDPAVDRTPYEPDFDVRTIVDAREIARKYGLGPNGALVKSMEFIAENLEAILSKIASTDTDYVLVDTPGQMEVFLFRDLAWRLGEGLKKISEQSYAIFILDASVIKDPADYAFLLVMSTAVQLRLNLETAPVINKADLAPNIEFRGDIWRDYARLSRMLKESHTLYTDMLRDIMKVLLTYNKRVEVPRVSALKGEGMEELHRLILEMGCSCGDLS, from the coding sequence ATGGGGAAGGTCATAGTTGTATTTGTTGGGCCAGCAGGCTCGGGCAAGTCTACGCTCGTAGCAGCATACTCGAAGTGGCTACGCGAGGGCGGCATCCCGGTATACACCGTGAACCTTGACCCAGCTGTGGATAGGACTCCCTACGAGCCCGACTTCGACGTGAGAACCATAGTTGATGCACGCGAGATCGCTAGAAAGTACGGATTAGGCCCCAATGGCGCACTCGTAAAGTCTATGGAGTTTATAGCCGAAAACCTCGAAGCGATACTCTCGAAGATAGCATCCACAGATACAGACTACGTGCTGGTTGACACCCCCGGGCAGATGGAGGTTTTCCTCTTCCGCGACCTGGCGTGGAGGCTCGGCGAGGGATTGAAGAAGATTAGCGAGCAGAGCTACGCGATATTCATACTTGACGCCTCGGTCATCAAGGATCCAGCTGACTACGCCTTCCTGCTGGTGATGTCTACAGCTGTACAGCTACGCCTAAACCTAGAAACAGCCCCCGTCATAAACAAGGCTGATCTGGCTCCCAACATCGAGTTCAGGGGCGACATATGGAGGGATTACGCTAGGCTAAGCCGCATGCTGAAGGAGAGCCATACATTATACACAGACATGCTGCGCGATATAATGAAGGTCCTGCTGACATACAATAAGAGGGTTGAAGTACCCAGGGTCTCAGCACTCAAAGGTGAGGGCATGGAGGAGCTGCACCGCCTCATACTCGAGATGGGCTGTAGCTGCGGAGACCTAAGCTAG
- a CDS encoding transcriptional regulator, with the protein MVEEGTVRERIIKILMEARRPLTAREIAMTLGLDPASSEAEIYEHLRHIVKTLRRRHGRRSVLYMIPPQCRDCGYVFAELTEPYKPSKCPRCKSQRIDPPRFYIKEE; encoded by the coding sequence TTGGTTGAGGAGGGCACTGTAAGGGAGCGAATCATAAAGATCTTGATGGAGGCTCGTCGCCCTCTCACGGCGCGCGAGATAGCCATGACTCTGGGTCTCGATCCCGCAAGCAGTGAGGCGGAGATATACGAGCACCTGCGCCACATAGTTAAGACGCTACGGCGCCGCCACGGTCGTAGGTCGGTTCTCTACATGATACCGCCGCAGTGCCGGGACTGCGGCTACGTGTTCGCAGAGCTCACGGAGCCCTACAAGCCCAGCAAGTGCCCCCGCTGCAAGAGCCAGCGCATTGACCCACCGAGATTCTACATAAAGGAGGAGTAG
- a CDS encoding ABC transporter permease, protein MPVSFLQLVRAEFYAYTRWLKNSRAMLATFLLWPYLMMLVMLGLGYLFGDPRIYALRMGVKNPVFFLLSASVIAMSTVAIIDDVAGYTLYNRWNGTLTYIALAPARLPKQLLAAGIPAAILSPAVMAAAAMPAAIVFEGLRGLGIVAAIYFLMLAGMIPLVGFSVLVASLLLIVKEESNVISSISPFLLLVSGVFYPVAVLPELLQEVSRVVPVRYVVEAARSLAALGTFEGRALMAALYMLAVLGVVYNAASAPIVARVEAWVKKSGFD, encoded by the coding sequence TTGCCTGTAAGCTTCCTCCAGTTGGTCCGCGCCGAGTTCTACGCGTATACGAGATGGCTCAAGAATAGTCGTGCAATGCTCGCTACATTCCTGCTCTGGCCCTACCTAATGATGCTCGTCATGCTGGGTCTAGGCTATCTCTTTGGCGATCCACGCATATACGCGTTGAGGATGGGTGTGAAGAACCCAGTATTCTTCCTGTTATCGGCTAGCGTTATTGCGATGTCGACTGTCGCCATAATAGACGATGTGGCGGGCTATACGCTGTACAACAGGTGGAACGGAACCCTAACATACATCGCGCTTGCCCCAGCCAGGCTTCCCAAGCAGCTCCTGGCTGCCGGCATACCGGCAGCAATACTCAGCCCGGCCGTAATGGCTGCAGCAGCGATGCCGGCAGCCATAGTCTTCGAGGGGCTCCGCGGCTTGGGCATAGTCGCCGCTATCTACTTCCTCATGCTGGCTGGCATGATACCCTTGGTTGGCTTCTCTGTTCTCGTTGCAAGCCTCCTCCTCATAGTCAAGGAGGAGAGCAACGTGATTAGCAGTATTTCGCCATTCCTCCTCCTCGTATCCGGTGTATTCTACCCCGTTGCAGTGCTGCCGGAACTCCTCCAAGAGGTGTCACGCGTAGTCCCGGTACGCTATGTTGTGGAGGCTGCACGTTCACTAGCAGCGCTGGGCACCTTTGAGGGAAGAGCGCTTATGGCGGCGCTCTACATGCTTGCCGTCCTAGGCGTCGTGTACAATGCCGCATCCGCCCCCATAGTTGCGAGGGTTGAAGCTTGGGTGAAGAAGAGTGGGTTCGACTAG
- a CDS encoding dihydrodipicolinate reductase → MLRLGFYGFGSIGMLTARLAIERGYEVVAAVDIAPELVGRDVGEVLRLGEKLGVRISRDPSVLSAADVVIHATGSYLDKVYPQIANVIRMGRDVVSTCETLAYPYYLYPTLARSLDRLARLYGVAVLGTGINPGFLLDTLAVVLAAPFHLVERIVARRSVDAAKRRKPFQRKIGVGEDPKVVEEKLKRGDITGHVGYAESVLLIADAAGLHLERIVEGQEVVPAERDVESAGVRVPRGMNLGIKGYGAGYAAGREVIRVEFHAYVGAEEYEEIIVEGRGYSVRWRSTGTPGDIGTASVLLNIAEVLPEYGPGLLTMADLVPFKPKFAVQVRR, encoded by the coding sequence GTGTTGCGTCTCGGCTTCTACGGTTTCGGCTCCATAGGCATGCTTACCGCTAGGCTCGCCATTGAGCGTGGCTACGAGGTTGTAGCCGCCGTTGATATTGCTCCTGAGCTTGTTGGCCGTGATGTGGGTGAGGTTCTCAGGCTCGGCGAGAAGCTTGGAGTGAGAATTTCTAGGGATCCTTCCGTTCTCTCTGCCGCGGATGTTGTTATCCATGCTACGGGCTCCTACCTGGACAAGGTGTATCCTCAGATAGCTAATGTAATTCGAATGGGCCGAGATGTTGTCTCGACATGTGAAACCCTCGCCTACCCCTACTACCTGTACCCGACGCTAGCCCGCAGCCTTGACAGACTGGCAAGGCTCTACGGCGTAGCAGTGCTCGGTACTGGCATCAACCCGGGCTTCCTCCTGGACACCCTCGCAGTAGTTCTTGCAGCCCCGTTCCACCTTGTGGAGAGGATCGTTGCTAGGAGGAGTGTAGACGCCGCCAAGAGGAGGAAGCCCTTCCAGCGGAAGATAGGTGTAGGCGAGGATCCCAAGGTTGTAGAGGAGAAGCTGAAGAGGGGCGATATAACCGGGCATGTAGGCTATGCCGAGTCCGTGCTACTCATAGCTGATGCTGCAGGCCTACACCTCGAGAGGATCGTCGAGGGCCAGGAGGTCGTGCCGGCTGAAAGGGACGTAGAGTCAGCCGGTGTTAGGGTTCCAAGGGGAATGAACCTCGGCATTAAGGGCTATGGCGCCGGCTATGCAGCGGGAAGGGAGGTTATTAGGGTGGAATTCCACGCCTACGTGGGAGCGGAGGAGTACGAGGAGATAATCGTCGAGGGCAGGGGCTACTCGGTGAGGTGGAGGAGCACAGGCACACCAGGCGATATAGGGACGGCCTCGGTACTCCTAAACATAGCCGAGGTCCTCCCCGAGTACGGGCCAGGCCTACTCACGATGGCGGACCTGGTACCCTTCAAGCCAAAGTTTGCTGTGCAGGTGCGCCGTTAG
- a CDS encoding aspartate aminotransferase family protein, which produces MVQLEEKLEEWWARLASEYEKRTPRSRELFERARRVLPGGTTYHIRFFKPYPVFIEHGLGPRVWDVDGNEYTDYWMGHGALILGHCPDLLEEAVRKALKASSHLGYENPYALEYAELLVQVLPGVEQVRFTNSGTEANMYAVRLARAYTGRKYIIKLEGAWHGGYDALHVGVTPPYEGPESLGLPEESIKYTLVAPFNDAGAVERLVKRYEVAAIWVEPVLGAGGGIEPEPGYLRELRRIADEAGALLVFDEVITGFRLALGGAQEYYNVKADIVVLGKIVGGGMPGAGAIASRAEVMELLDQLKRPKGRERSFHGGTFTGNPVTILTGYHTVKHLADNRGVYAEFNSLWDSVRRRIQEECESRDNICWATGTGSIVGIHFTRKRPRTAREALEERWSNKVYEVMHMYMRLNGILYMTEHMAHLLPSMAHSRRDADRFIEVFASFLDEIYRLVKKGALSTF; this is translated from the coding sequence ATGGTGCAGCTTGAGGAGAAGCTGGAAGAATGGTGGGCAAGACTGGCATCAGAATATGAGAAGCGGACGCCCCGCTCGAGAGAACTATTTGAGAGGGCTAGGAGGGTCCTACCCGGGGGTACAACGTACCACATAAGGTTCTTCAAGCCATACCCAGTCTTCATCGAGCATGGTCTAGGCCCAAGGGTTTGGGATGTAGACGGCAACGAATACACTGACTACTGGATGGGGCATGGAGCCCTCATACTAGGCCATTGCCCGGACCTCCTCGAGGAGGCTGTACGCAAGGCTCTTAAGGCTAGCAGTCACCTAGGCTACGAGAACCCCTACGCGCTGGAGTACGCCGAGCTTCTAGTCCAGGTACTCCCGGGTGTCGAGCAGGTACGCTTTACGAATAGTGGCACCGAGGCGAACATGTACGCGGTGAGGCTCGCCAGGGCCTACACTGGGCGCAAGTACATAATAAAGCTCGAAGGCGCATGGCACGGTGGCTACGACGCGCTACACGTAGGCGTAACCCCTCCCTACGAGGGGCCGGAGTCCCTGGGTCTACCAGAGGAGAGCATCAAGTACACCCTAGTAGCGCCATTCAACGATGCCGGGGCTGTGGAAAGGCTGGTGAAACGCTACGAGGTAGCCGCAATATGGGTTGAACCGGTGCTCGGTGCTGGCGGTGGAATAGAGCCGGAGCCTGGCTACTTACGGGAGCTCCGGAGGATAGCTGACGAAGCCGGAGCACTTCTCGTATTCGACGAGGTTATCACGGGGTTCCGCCTAGCCCTCGGAGGCGCCCAGGAATACTACAACGTTAAGGCAGACATAGTTGTGCTAGGCAAAATTGTTGGCGGCGGTATGCCAGGTGCGGGTGCGATAGCCTCGCGAGCCGAGGTTATGGAGCTGCTGGATCAGCTTAAGAGGCCAAAGGGCCGGGAGAGGAGCTTCCACGGGGGCACCTTCACCGGCAACCCGGTAACGATCCTCACAGGCTACCACACCGTGAAGCATCTTGCTGATAACCGCGGCGTCTACGCCGAGTTCAACAGTCTATGGGATAGTGTGAGGAGGAGGATCCAGGAGGAGTGTGAGTCCAGGGACAACATCTGCTGGGCAACCGGCACCGGAAGCATAGTTGGGATACACTTCACCCGCAAGAGGCCGCGCACGGCGAGGGAAGCCCTGGAGGAGAGGTGGAGTAACAAGGTATACGAGGTAATGCACATGTACATGAGGCTCAACGGTATACTTTACATGACCGAGCACATGGCACACTTGCTGCCATCAATGGCTCATAGCCGCCGGGATGCTGACAGGTTTATAGAAGTGTTCGCGAGCTTCCTAGACGAGATCTACAGACTAGTTAAAAAGGGAGCACTCTCCACATTTTAA
- a CDS encoding ABC transporter permease encodes MGSTSLPHKLVAIVYLHALRTWRYKYGFINAALTMFLWVAIYVLGVIIFMPNEKLGEMMPHIFWGIVAWNIMTFTVLYTAGWTIWFVVNVGLVEELMLHNTSIALFLSGRLITVAGQTAIMLPLLYMLVRHIAGQKPSLVKHPLLLVYGLATMAIMALSYGLLLAALGLRLNIPGTLLDVTDFLLFLIGGIAAPVAMLPEPIRWIAIATPYSHAVEIIRYGATGLEPYLGLRTELILSALIAAAMFAAAYAVHRWVEESYIRRHGVKGVGRM; translated from the coding sequence GTGGGTTCGACTAGTCTCCCCCATAAGCTCGTTGCCATAGTTTATCTTCATGCATTGCGTACCTGGAGGTACAAGTATGGCTTCATAAATGCAGCTCTAACCATGTTTCTCTGGGTTGCAATATACGTTCTCGGTGTCATAATATTCATGCCCAACGAGAAGCTTGGAGAAATGATGCCACACATCTTCTGGGGTATAGTAGCCTGGAACATTATGACGTTCACGGTGCTCTATACCGCAGGCTGGACAATATGGTTTGTCGTGAATGTCGGACTTGTAGAGGAACTCATGCTCCACAATACTAGCATAGCACTATTCCTCTCGGGGCGCCTCATCACTGTTGCAGGACAAACAGCGATTATGCTGCCATTGCTCTACATGCTCGTACGCCACATCGCGGGACAGAAGCCCTCGCTCGTAAAGCACCCCTTGCTGCTGGTATACGGACTAGCTACAATGGCTATAATGGCGCTGAGCTATGGCCTGCTCTTGGCCGCGCTAGGCCTTAGACTAAACATCCCAGGTACACTACTTGACGTAACAGACTTCCTCCTCTTCCTCATCGGGGGTATTGCTGCTCCCGTAGCTATGCTCCCCGAGCCGATAAGGTGGATAGCAATAGCTACCCCATACTCTCATGCAGTAGAAATAATACGTTATGGTGCAACAGGCCTAGAACCATACCTTGGGCTTAGAACAGAGCTCATTCTCTCGGCACTCATTGCGGCCGCCATGTTTGCTGCGGCTTATGCTGTCCATAGATGGGTAGAGGAGAGCTACATAAGGCGTCACGGGGTGAAGGGTGTAGGCAGAATGTAG
- a CDS encoding pantoate kinase, whose translation MPVWRGSPRETGSLGAGLLLEPPAVAEVYECPGGECGLRVRACGELVSASTSIVKHVVELLGGLNVDVSLESPAPLAVGYAVSAAIALAIAIGEGSRRGWSVEASAAVAHEAEVLAGTGLGDVVAMVYGRGLELRLAPGAPGLARVESFPVNAKTIYSLELGRMATTEMHRALGEKLVALAAPRWQRIAENPNLDTFLREAREFSVEAGFAPDWLREKLDRLVSRGLVRGWYVKKRVAIVVPEDDAAGEAREELEALAAKRGLRLRRHRPAGSPLSVEPCYSSFM comes from the coding sequence GTGCCAGTGTGGAGAGGATCGCCCCGGGAGACGGGGAGCCTCGGCGCGGGGCTTCTGCTTGAGCCTCCCGCCGTGGCTGAGGTCTACGAGTGTCCTGGGGGAGAGTGTGGGCTCCGTGTAAGGGCTTGTGGCGAGCTGGTATCCGCCTCTACTAGCATCGTCAAACACGTTGTGGAGCTTCTAGGCGGTCTCAACGTCGACGTCTCGCTCGAGTCTCCTGCCCCCCTGGCTGTCGGGTATGCTGTGAGTGCCGCTATCGCCCTAGCTATTGCTATTGGGGAGGGCTCTAGGCGGGGATGGAGCGTGGAGGCCTCCGCAGCGGTCGCACATGAGGCTGAGGTCCTGGCTGGCACAGGGCTAGGCGATGTAGTGGCAATGGTTTATGGCCGTGGACTCGAGCTGCGCCTCGCGCCGGGCGCGCCAGGGCTCGCACGTGTAGAGAGCTTCCCCGTCAACGCGAAGACCATCTATAGCCTCGAGCTGGGCAGGATGGCAACCACCGAGATGCACCGCGCCCTCGGGGAGAAGCTCGTAGCTCTTGCTGCGCCCCGGTGGCAGAGGATAGCTGAGAATCCGAACCTTGATACCTTCCTGAGAGAGGCTAGGGAGTTTAGCGTGGAGGCCGGCTTTGCGCCGGACTGGCTGAGGGAGAAGCTTGACCGGCTCGTTTCGAGGGGCCTAGTTAGGGGCTGGTATGTGAAGAAGAGAGTAGCAATCGTAGTACCAGAGGATGATGCTGCAGGGGAGGCCCGGGAGGAGCTGGAGGCCCTAGCAGCGAAGCGTGGGCTCCGGCTCCGCCGCCACAGGCCTGCCGGGTCGCCGCTTAGCGTCGAGCCTTGCTACTCCTCCTTTATGTAG
- a CDS encoding MraY family glycosyltransferase translates to MAISHGGLVFTVISSAIAGLLVLIIEPRWIRLALERGLAGRDMNKPDRRLVAEAGGVWVVIAAAFGLLVLEALYIYLAGTQYHIVEYFALITLLLLASIIGMLDDFLGWKKGLPRSYRVAFTVPISLPLVAVKAGTTTISLPLIGTLDLGLLYPLVAVPIGVVGAANGFNMIAGFNGLEAGMGLLLMLFTAAYAYMKGLVFIAQAALVMAAVLLAFLRYNWYPARVFPGNTLTYGVGAYFATLVVLGNMEKFGLILFIPYFIKAYMYFRAVRILGTKDLEAFGVPGPNGCLKTPHRIVYSWGQLAIKIIGRLRGCAREPWVVALVLSVEAAIGFAALAAAAAGLL, encoded by the coding sequence TTGGCCATAAGCCATGGAGGCCTAGTGTTTACGGTTATCTCGTCGGCCATTGCTGGCCTGCTTGTCCTCATCATTGAGCCTCGCTGGATACGTCTGGCTTTGGAGAGGGGGCTTGCAGGGAGGGACATGAACAAGCCTGATAGGAGGCTGGTGGCTGAGGCTGGCGGCGTCTGGGTAGTCATAGCTGCTGCCTTCGGGCTCCTGGTGCTCGAGGCACTCTACATCTACCTCGCTGGCACCCAGTACCATATCGTGGAGTACTTTGCGCTCATTACGTTACTCCTCCTAGCGAGTATCATCGGTATGCTTGACGATTTTCTCGGCTGGAAGAAGGGGCTCCCAAGGAGCTACCGTGTAGCCTTTACAGTGCCGATATCGTTGCCCCTAGTTGCGGTTAAGGCTGGAACAACCACGATATCCCTCCCCCTCATCGGCACCCTAGACCTGGGCCTACTCTATCCACTCGTAGCTGTGCCCATCGGTGTTGTTGGCGCTGCTAACGGGTTCAACATGATTGCCGGGTTTAACGGGCTAGAGGCTGGCATGGGGCTCCTACTAATGCTCTTCACGGCAGCATACGCGTACATGAAGGGCCTGGTATTCATTGCCCAGGCCGCCCTGGTTATGGCTGCTGTGCTTCTAGCATTTCTCCGGTACAACTGGTACCCGGCCCGGGTGTTTCCGGGGAACACGTTGACATACGGTGTGGGAGCATACTTTGCAACGCTCGTAGTCCTCGGCAACATGGAGAAGTTCGGCTTAATCCTCTTTATCCCGTACTTCATCAAGGCCTACATGTACTTTAGGGCTGTAAGGATCCTCGGGACGAAGGATCTGGAGGCTTTCGGTGTGCCAGGGCCGAATGGCTGCCTCAAAACACCGCACAGGATAGTCTACAGCTGGGGTCAGCTAGCCATAAAGATCATCGGCAGGCTCCGCGGCTGCGCCCGCGAGCCATGGGTTGTGGCTCTCGTACTCTCAGTGGAAGCAGCAATAGGCTTTGCAGCTCTGGCGGCTGCAGCAGCAGGGCTCCTCTAA
- a CDS encoding queuosine precursor transporter has product MEVQEWKQMVPLRSILVLLAIFVTAVIVANFTAGVKLVTLWGFVLPAGFLAYAVTFPITDMVSEVYGKRIAQMFVAAGLVAAVASLLLILAAYYMPPLMPDMQDLYSKAFMPALRVTVAGLVAYIISQSHDVWAFHVWKRVTRGKWLWLRNNASTIVSQLIDTVTFITLAFYGVVPNDVLLKLILGQWMWKVLVAVLDTPFVYLGVYILRRSLPAAAKLAGPSTAPSKPSNNV; this is encoded by the coding sequence ATGGAGGTCCAGGAGTGGAAGCAAATGGTCCCCCTACGCTCGATACTCGTGCTGCTAGCGATTTTCGTTACAGCAGTGATTGTTGCCAACTTTACGGCTGGCGTAAAGCTGGTAACTTTGTGGGGCTTCGTGCTCCCAGCAGGCTTCCTAGCGTATGCAGTTACGTTCCCGATAACCGACATGGTAAGCGAGGTCTATGGAAAGAGGATTGCACAGATGTTTGTTGCTGCAGGCCTCGTAGCTGCAGTAGCATCGTTACTGCTCATCCTCGCTGCTTACTATATGCCGCCTCTAATGCCGGATATGCAGGATCTCTATAGTAAGGCGTTCATGCCGGCTCTCCGGGTTACAGTGGCGGGCCTAGTTGCCTACATTATCTCCCAGAGCCACGACGTGTGGGCCTTCCATGTATGGAAGAGGGTTACCAGGGGTAAGTGGCTCTGGCTCCGCAATAATGCTAGCACAATTGTTAGCCAGCTAATAGACACGGTCACCTTCATAACACTAGCATTCTATGGTGTTGTGCCAAACGATGTATTATTGAAGCTGATACTCGGTCAGTGGATGTGGAAGGTCTTAGTAGCAGTGCTTGATACGCCATTCGTCTACCTCGGCGTATACATCCTACGCAGATCACTACCAGCAGCCGCAAAACTAGCGGGGCCTAGCACCGCTCCTAGCAAGCCTAGCAACAATGTCTAG